Below is a genomic region from Flavobacteriales bacterium.
AGTGTACTTCTCTGCTACAGAGAATGACCTAAACAAGCTTGTCAATACTCCAGACGTATATTTGTTGAACATTAATATTGATGGAGAAAGCTTTCAAGCGATTCTTCAAGACATTCAATTTCACCCTGTAACAGATAGAATTATTCATATCGACTTCTTACAAGTATTTGACGACAAAGAAGTAACCGTGAATATTCCTGTTAACTTTATTGGAACACCTATTGGTGTTCGTAATGGTGGAAATCTATTGGTAAGAAAAAGAGCGATTAAAACTCGTGCTATTCCAGCTAATTTGCCTGATGCTATCGACATCAATA
It encodes:
- a CDS encoding 50S ribosomal protein L25, which translates into the protein MKTFALGANVRETNKIANRALRNQGKVPCVLYGGEKQVYFSATENDLNKLVNTPDVYLLNINIDGESFQAILQDIQFHPVTDRIIHIDFLQVFDDKEVTVNIPVNFIGTPIGVRNGGNLLVRKRAIKTRAIPANLPDAIDINIEELKIGKFLYIGDIRDERYTFLAGDKSVIVGVKTARGAVVDDEEEEDEEVTAEGGDAPAAPEESAAE